The Thermococcus sp. DNA window ATCAATATTAGAACGAACTTAGAATTATGGTGCCCCGGCCGGGATTTGAACCCGGGGCGCGGGCTCGAAAGGCCCGCATGTTTGACCGGGCTACACCACCGGGGCTCGATATTAGGGAAGGAGGAGGCTTTAAAAATCTTTCGTCTCTCTGAGCAAACTTTTTAACTACTCTCCCAAGGGTCAACCGATGGCCATGAAAACCCTTGCAGATGTCTTCAGGGAGGCACTTAGGGAGAGGGGTATAGATAGCATTGGGACACTCTCGAAGAGGTTCCGGAAATCAAAGAACAAGCTCCAGGACATGGCAATAGAAATAGTCCACGGAAAGGGCGCGGTTTTTCGAATCCCAGAAAAGACCGCGGTTGCTTGGGATTTGAACGGAAACAGGGTTGAAGGTTCACACTACGCCTACGCTCCCCTCTGCATGAAGGACAGGTTTGAGATGGTTCTTTCACCAGAGGAACTTCGCTCAAAACTCCCAGGCTGGCCATACTTCATAGTTGACCTCCAGCTCTGGCACAGACATACTCAAAAGGAAAAGAGCAAAATCTGCCTTCAGATTAACCAGTGCTACGGCTTGCTAAGGGACTACTTCACCGGAAAAGAGCTCGCAGTTACGTGGGCCAACGAGGAGTTCAAGAGAATGTTCAACGGCCCGCTGGGGAGGATAACTGTTCACGAGGGTCCGACAGCCGAGTTTCTACGGAGGAAAGGCGTAGATGAAGTCGTGCTCCTTGACCCTTGGGCGGATGAGGTTTTGAGCGAGAGAGACTTCGACGTTAGGGCGTTCGTAATAGGCGGAATAGTGGACACTGGGGGAGAGAAAAAGCTGACCCCCAAGATTGGAGAAGAGCTGGAGAGGGCAGGAATAAGGGTTCGCCGGAGGAAAATCGTTCTCAAAGGCGACGTCATCGGTGTCCCGGACAGGATAAACAGAGTTCTTGGAATAATTCTGAAAATGATTGTAGAAGGCAAGCCGATGGACCTAGCCGTCTACGAGATGCAGGAGCCTTTACACGCGCGCTGGCGTTTAAGAAAAGAACTGC harbors:
- the trm10 gene encoding tRNA (guanine(9)-/adenine(9)-N1)-methyltransferase, with product MKTLADVFREALRERGIDSIGTLSKRFRKSKNKLQDMAIEIVHGKGAVFRIPEKTAVAWDLNGNRVEGSHYAYAPLCMKDRFEMVLSPEELRSKLPGWPYFIVDLQLWHRHTQKEKSKICLQINQCYGLLRDYFTGKELAVTWANEEFKRMFNGPLGRITVHEGPTAEFLRRKGVDEVVLLDPWADEVLSERDFDVRAFVIGGIVDTGGEKKLTPKIGEELERAGIRVRRRKIVLKGDVIGVPDRINRVLGIILKMIVEGKPMDLAVYEMQEPLHARWRLRKELPKKAIRYRVDGKDFRVVEKELFDEYSQWLKIRWEDFVKVLRELDLVALERRKIHRLNKLSNPRIIRGKLYRVILLKKAAMLCYNC